One window of the Desulfobaccales bacterium genome contains the following:
- the htpX gene encoding zinc metalloprotease HtpX, translating into MTNQIKTFLLLAGLTVFLIFIGKLIGGRSGMMIAFIFALGMNVFSYWFSDKIILRMYGAREVSEAEAPELHRMVAELAAEAGIPKPRVCYIPDESPNAFATGRNPQNGVVAVTAGILRILTPTELKGVLAHEIGHIRNRDILIQTVAATVAGAIMILADMARWGAFFGMARDDEEGGGLGTLGTILVAIFAPIAAMLIQMAISRSREYLADETGAHLCHNPDSLANALEKLAYGVQAVPMDAKPATEPLFIVNPLTGGGLMSLFSTHPPIEERVARLRAMRSY; encoded by the coding sequence ATGACCAATCAGATCAAGACTTTTCTGCTCCTGGCCGGGCTGACCGTGTTTCTGATCTTCATCGGCAAGCTCATCGGCGGCCGCAGCGGCATGATGATCGCCTTCATCTTCGCCCTGGGGATGAACGTCTTCAGCTACTGGTTCTCCGACAAGATCATCCTGCGCATGTATGGCGCCCGGGAGGTGAGCGAGGCCGAGGCGCCGGAACTGCACCGCATGGTGGCGGAGCTGGCGGCGGAGGCGGGCATTCCCAAGCCCCGGGTGTGCTACATCCCCGATGAGAGCCCCAACGCCTTCGCCACCGGCCGCAACCCGCAAAACGGCGTGGTGGCGGTGACCGCGGGGATCCTGCGCATCCTCACCCCCACGGAGCTCAAAGGCGTGCTGGCCCATGAGATCGGGCACATCCGCAACCGGGACATCCTCATCCAGACGGTGGCCGCCACCGTGGCGGGCGCCATCATGATCCTGGCGGACATGGCCCGCTGGGGCGCCTTCTTTGGCATGGCCCGGGACGATGAGGAAGGCGGGGGCCTGGGCACCCTGGGCACCATCCTGGTGGCCATCTTCGCGCCCATCGCCGCCATGCTCATCCAGATGGCCATCTCCCGCTCCCGGGAGTATCTGGCGGATGAGACCGGGGCGCATCTCTGCCACAACCCCGACTCCCTGGCCAACGCCCTGGAGAAGCTGGCCTACGGCGTGCAGGCGGTGCCCATGGACGCCAAACCGGCCACCGAGCCCCTGTTCATCGTCAACCCCCTGACCGGCGGGGGCCTCATGAGCCTGTTCAGCACCCATCCGCCCATTGAGGAGCGGGTGGCACGCCTCAGGGCCATGCGGTCTTACTGA
- a CDS encoding tetratricopeptide repeat protein: protein MLRRLFLLGMGLAWLMAAPALAQAPADDLTQGLAAHKAGRHAEAVELLGRHLQSQPWDSAARIARAASLRALEKYPEALAEVEAGLKLSPRDPGLLLAQAQALAALERRGEAIGVLTRLLKLQPKNVEALKERAEQFTQEGRLPEALKDMKKAVALAPKDPWAHFKLGMVLFALNRNQEAVAAFTTALGLNPESPLFYFARGQIYRYHLNQPDKARADFEAGCRLDHPLCCRELEKMTQQPTSP, encoded by the coding sequence GTGCTGCGGCGGCTTTTCCTGCTGGGGATGGGCCTGGCGTGGCTTATGGCTGCTCCGGCCCTGGCTCAGGCCCCTGCCGATGACCTGACCCAGGGCCTGGCGGCCCACAAGGCCGGCCGCCATGCCGAGGCGGTGGAGCTTCTGGGCCGCCACCTGCAAAGCCAGCCCTGGGATAGCGCCGCCCGCATCGCCCGGGCCGCGTCGCTGAGGGCCCTGGAGAAGTACCCGGAGGCCCTGGCGGAGGTGGAGGCGGGGCTGAAGCTCAGCCCCCGGGACCCGGGGCTGCTTTTGGCCCAGGCCCAGGCCCTGGCGGCCCTGGAGCGCCGGGGCGAAGCCATCGGCGTCCTCACTCGGCTGCTGAAGCTCCAGCCCAAAAATGTGGAAGCCCTGAAAGAACGGGCGGAGCAGTTCACCCAGGAAGGCCGCCTGCCCGAGGCCCTGAAGGACATGAAAAAGGCGGTGGCCCTGGCGCCTAAGGACCCCTGGGCCCACTTCAAGCTGGGCATGGTGCTTTTTGCCCTCAACCGCAACCAGGAGGCGGTGGCGGCCTTCACCACCGCCCTCGGCCTCAATCCGGAATCGCCCCTGTTTTATTTTGCCCGGGGGCAGATCTACCGCTATCACCTGAACCAACCCGACAAGGCGCGGGCCGATTTCGAGGCCGGCTGCCGTCTTGACCACCCCTTATGCTGCCGGGAATTGGAGAAAATGACCCAGCAGCCGACAAGTCCTTAG
- a CDS encoding Tim44 domain-containing protein, which yields MRRSFWPQGALALLTATLLLTFTFSEAAARAGRGGSVGSRGSRTYSDPKTYTAPARPTQPSPSVTPTRPTTPAPGPTGMAQPTAPLGATGGSSFWRSFGGGLLGGLVGGLLFRSLFGGPPAHGATQAPSGGWGIGLLDILLLGGIGLLVFYYIKRRREEAMAMAPAFQGTAAEPIPQPGITQPPYYELPQGEQDLERGVSYIRQLDPSFNEAAIREKALDTFFQIQAAWANRDMTPVRDRLTDEMYRILQEDAERLKAEGRINRLENIAVRSVDLTEAWQENGQDYITVRILANMLDYMVDDRTGEVLEGSKTEPVKFEEYWTFTRPVGPNAWKLSAITQPA from the coding sequence ATGAGGAGATCATTCTGGCCGCAGGGGGCACTGGCGCTCCTGACCGCCACCTTACTTCTGACTTTCACCTTTTCTGAGGCCGCGGCCCGGGCTGGCCGGGGCGGCTCCGTGGGGAGCCGGGGCTCCCGGACCTACAGCGATCCCAAGACCTACACTGCGCCGGCCAGGCCCACGCAGCCTTCGCCCTCGGTGACTCCCACCCGGCCCACCACGCCTGCTCCCGGCCCCACGGGCATGGCCCAGCCCACCGCGCCTTTGGGCGCCACGGGCGGCAGCAGCTTCTGGCGCAGCTTCGGCGGCGGCCTGCTGGGGGGCCTGGTGGGCGGCCTGCTCTTCCGCAGCCTCTTCGGCGGACCGCCAGCCCACGGCGCCACCCAGGCGCCCTCCGGCGGCTGGGGCATCGGCCTGCTGGACATCCTGCTCCTGGGGGGGATTGGCCTCTTGGTGTTTTATTACATCAAGCGCCGGCGCGAGGAGGCCATGGCCATGGCCCCGGCCTTCCAGGGCACGGCAGCGGAGCCCATTCCCCAACCGGGCATCACCCAGCCGCCCTACTATGAGCTGCCCCAGGGCGAGCAGGACCTGGAGCGGGGCGTGAGTTACATCCGTCAGCTCGACCCCTCCTTCAACGAAGCAGCCATCCGGGAGAAGGCCCTGGATACCTTTTTCCAGATCCAGGCTGCCTGGGCCAACCGGGATATGACCCCGGTGCGGGACCGGCTCACCGACGAGATGTACCGCATCCTGCAGGAGGACGCCGAGCGCCTCAAGGCCGAGGGCCGCATCAACCGCCTGGAAAACATCGCGGTGCGCTCCGTGGACCTCACCGAAGCCTGGCAGGAAAACGGCCAGGACTACATCACCGTGCGCATCCTGGCCAACATGCTGGACTACATGGTGGACGACCGCACCGGCGAGGTGCTGGAGGGCAGCAAGACCGAACCGGTGAAATTCGAGGAATACTGGACCTTCACCCGGCCGGTGGGCCCCAACGCCTGGAAACTCTCCGCCATCACCCAGCCGGCATAA
- the fdhD gene encoding formate dehydrogenase accessory sulfurtransferase FdhD, whose product MSAPTREIRLWRLSQGLQEDTTDVVIVEEPLEIRLGGEPFQVLMRLPGQEKELALGFLYTEGIIRSLSEVLSLHFCGTATDPVLPPNVLDVSLAPEAKERAGRRHLEVAYSSCGLCAKEAVSDIKARVPPLTSPLSLTLTQLSALVARLPEAQPLFHATGGTHGVALASPDGAIFVSAEDVGRHNAMDKAIGQALLRRLDLTRLVALLSGRISFEMALKCVRAGIPILAAVSAPTSMALELAQEMGLTLVGFARPQRLNVYTHPERLRDLARG is encoded by the coding sequence ATGAGCGCCCCCACCCGGGAGATCCGCCTCTGGCGCCTGTCTCAGGGCCTCCAGGAAGACACCACCGACGTAGTCATCGTGGAGGAGCCCCTGGAGATCCGCCTGGGCGGGGAGCCCTTCCAGGTGCTCATGCGCCTGCCCGGCCAGGAAAAGGAGCTGGCCCTGGGCTTTCTTTACACCGAGGGCATCATCCGCTCCCTTTCCGAGGTCCTCAGCCTGCATTTCTGCGGCACCGCCACCGACCCGGTGCTGCCGCCCAATGTCCTGGACGTCAGCCTGGCTCCGGAAGCAAAAGAGCGGGCCGGCCGCCGCCACCTGGAGGTGGCCTACAGCTCCTGCGGCCTGTGCGCCAAGGAGGCGGTGAGCGACATCAAGGCCAGGGTCCCCCCCCTCACCAGCCCCCTGAGCCTCACCCTTACCCAACTCTCCGCCCTGGTGGCCCGCCTGCCCGAAGCCCAGCCCCTGTTTCACGCCACCGGCGGCACCCACGGGGTGGCCCTGGCCAGCCCCGACGGCGCCATCTTCGTGAGCGCCGAGGATGTGGGCCGCCACAACGCCATGGACAAGGCCATCGGCCAGGCCCTGCTCCGGCGCCTGGACCTCACCCGCTTGGTGGCCCTGCTCTCCGGCCGCATCAGCTTTGAGATGGCCCTGAAATGCGTGCGGGCCGGCATCCCCATCCTTGCCGCGGTGAGCGCCCCCACCAGCATGGCCCTGGAGCTGGCCCAAGAGATGGGCCTTACCCTGGTGGGCTTCGCCCGCCCCCAACGTCTCAACGTCTACACCCACCCGGAACGCCTGCGCGATTTGGCGAGGGGTTGA